The sequence AGTACGGCCATGTCATGATCGATGTCTATATTTCCATCGCCATTGAGGTCTTTAACTTTCGCAGTACCTTCCATTGCTTGTTGGTCTTCGGTAGGCAGTTCGTCCCGTTGCCATACTCCATCAAAGACCATGGCATAGACCACATCGACCGGCTGGCCGATAAACCACCTGTTGGGCACATCGTCCTCTTTTTTACCATAAAGCTCTACGATCTTGTTGGTGTTTTTGGAGAAGATAAAATTGGTTTCCCAAGTAAAATCGCCTGTTTCCACATTTACCGTTTTCACTTGGAGTTCTACTCCTTTATTGCTGACCGAACCGACATTATCCATCATCACTTCCCAGCCCGTGGGCATGGCCAGCTTCCGTTCCATCAGAAGGTTTAGAGACATCCGGTCATAGACGTTTACTTCACCACTGATGCGGTTTTTCAGGAAGCCAAAATCCGCACCGAAGTTCCATTCCCGGGTACGCTCCCAAGTGAGGTTGGAATTGGCAATGGCACTAGGAACAAATCCATCGGCGGTGGTGCCGTCCCAGTCGTAATATTTTTGACGGTTAAGCGAGGATTGGGTAGAGTAGGCGGGGATGTTATTGTTTCCGGTATAACCATAGCTCACGCGTAGTTTTAAATTGTCCACCACGGAAGAACCTTTCAAAAACGGTTCCTCGGTCATCCTCCAGGCTACAGCGGCCGAAGGGAAGGAAGCCCATTTGTTGCCTTCGGAAAGTTTGGATGAGCCGTCCCAGCGGATGGTGCCGGTCACGAGGAATTTGTCCTTAAAGGAATAATTGAGCCTGTTGGTGAATGAAAGTAGTGTAAACTTATTGTACGCGGTGGTGGCATCCCGTTGCGGAGCGCTCTGTACATTGTACCAAAGTGAATTAAAGGGAACATCGCGACCGTAAGCAAAGGCATTTTCGATACGGTTCATCTGGGCAGACTGAATAAAATCATAGGAAATACGATGGTCGCCAAAGGTTTTATGGTAATTCACTTGATTGTCCCAGATGTAGGAAATATTGTTATCGTTCCACATCCTGGCCACGGAAATGGAGCGTGTGGCAAAGCGGTCAAAATACTCTCCCGTGCGTCCAAATTTCACATTGGGAGAGAAGGTGGATTTGAAACTAAGGTTCTTGGTGGGGCTAAATCTCAAATAGAAATTGGTGATGGCATAAAATTGTTCTTCGTTATACTTAGATCCACTTTCCAGATAGGCATATGGATTGACATTTCCGGAAATGCCGATCATGGGGGACTGGATCACATTGCCATCAGCATCAAAGGCTGGAGCATAGGTGGGCATTCGAAAGAGCTGGCGTGTATAACCTTGCCGTGAAATCAGCTCCCTATTGGAAAAGGCCAGGTTGATATTGGCCCCGATGGCAAACATGTCATTTGGCCGGGCATCGACACTGGCTTTGAAGTTGTATTTCTTGTACCATTGGCCTTCTACATTACCATCATCCCCTTGATAGCCAAAGCCTACAACATAGCTGACCTTATCCGAAGCTCCTGCCGCTGAAATGAAGTGGTTTTGCTGAATACTGGGCTTTAGAAACTCCCCTAACCAGTCGGTACCGCGCCCATTAGCCAAGGCTTCTTCCCAGTAATTGGTACCATCTTCGGTAATTACCTCGGGAAAACTATACGTCGGGGAATTTACGATGGGCACGCCCTGCACCAAATCTCGGGTGGCTTGACGGTCAATGTTCCATTGGATGCTCTCATCATAGGTATTCAGGAAGTCAGGCATATTGGTGAAAGTCCGCACCCCTACGAAGCCAGCATAAGAAAAGGTAGGTTTTTGGTTGGTCAGTCCTTCGCCCGAACGGGTGGTGACGATCACCACACCATTGGATCCCCTGGATCCGTAGATGGCAGTGGAAGAAGCGTCCTTTAGGATGTCGATCCGTTCGATGTCGTTGGGGTTTAGAAAGTCGATATTGTCGGTCATTACACCGTCCACCACATAAAGCGGATTCCCGCCGGTGAGGGAATTGGCTCCTCGGATCTGGATATCAAAGCCACTGCCCACAGAGCCAGTTCGCTGGGTGATATTCACGCCGGCAGCATTAGCTTGGAGGGCTTTCATGGGGTTGGTGGCTCCAACACTGTTGATTTCACGACTGCCAATGGAAGAAACGGCGCCGGTGAGGTCTTTTTTCTTGATTTCACCATAACCGACCACCACCACTTCATCCAGCCCCGCAAGGTCACTTTCGAGGACAATGTTCAGTGTGGTCTGATTGCCCACATCCACGCGCTTGGTCTGGAAGCCAATATACGAAACCGTTAAAGTGGCTCCTTCGGGAACCTCGATGGAATATTGTCCATTGAGATCTGTGACGGTGCCATTTTGGGTGCCATCCACCATGATGGAGGCACCGGGTAGCGGCTCTCCTTCGCTATCGGTGACTTTTCCAGTGAGGGTGATGTCAACCATTTTTTCATCCTGGGAAGAAGGGTTTTCTTCGATGCGGACGTTGATTTGGTTATCGACTTGCTTAAAGCGTAGTGGGGATGATTGGGAGATTTTGATCAGTAGGTCATAGAGTCTGATGTCCTGTTCCTGAATGGTAAAATGGTCAGCTAGATCCACCGCTTGGCGATCATATACAAATCGGAAGCCTGTTTGGGTTTCGATATGTTCAAATACTTCCTTGGCCGTTGCTTGGTCATAATTGACTGAAAGGGTCATGTTCAAATCTTTTCCTTGGCTATGCATGGCGAGCATGTCAGGAAAGGAATGGTCCTGGATATTGGCCGCATTTGCTGCGCTGCTATGAAGGAGTAGCCCGAGGAGCCAAATCCCACAAAGGCAGCGGAATTGATGTATTGTTTTGTTCATAATTTTGGGTTGTTAATTGATGTTTCAATTTTAAATAGCTGTTCTCTAGGTTTTATGGAGAGAATTTTAAGGTTACATTTTGCCCATCGATCCTAAATTTTAGATCGTACATAAATTGCATCCCTGTTAGGATGTCTTCTAGCTTTTCGTTTTCATACCGGCCATTTACTTTCCAGTCTTTTGGCGTATCGCCATAGACTTGGAAATCGACGCCGTACCATTTGCTCAGCTGATCAATAAATTCCTCAAACCCGGTGTCAGTGAAGATCATCACACCTTCTTTCCATGCAGTGACCAGCGATACCTCGAAAGGCCTTTTCTTAAGCAGCCCACTTTGGTCATTATAGGAAAGTTGCTGGCCAGGGGTGAGGAAGTGCTCCGTGAGGTGGTCCCCCTTGACTTTAACCTTTCCACTGACCAAGGACACTTCCGTGTTATGGCTATATTTGGGAGCTTTGATGTTGAAAGAAGTCCCCAGTACTTGGGTTTCCATACCGGTCGTTTGTACAATGAACGGTCTTGAGGGATCGTGTGAGACTTCAAAAAACGCCTCACCGTTTAGTATCACCCTCCTTTGATGCGGTTCAAAGTGGGCTGGAAATGTCAGGTTACTTTCGTAGTTTAGGTGGACGACCGTTCCGTCCTGCAAGTGAATGGTGGATTTTCGGCCTCTTGGGTTCTCGGTTGTCTTCCAAGTGATTTCTTGCTTGGGCCCTATAGGTGGATCGATGATTACTTTGCCACCAATGAGGGCGATCAGTAAGCAAAAGACCAGAATGGCGGCGACCTTCAGCCATTGGCCGAAAAATGCCTTTCGATGTGTCGGTAAGTGACCCTTGACATGTTTTTCATCTGCCGCCACCACTTTGTCCAAGATGCCGTCAAGGGTAGCCTCGTCCAGTTGGTATTGCTGGATTTGGAGACGCTGTACAAACTCCTTTGCCTTCAGAAACTCCTCTTGGTGATGGGGGTGTTCCTGCATCCATTTTTGCCAGAATTGATTC comes from Echinicola vietnamensis DSM 17526 and encodes:
- a CDS encoding SusC/RagA family TonB-linked outer membrane protein, translated to MNKTIHQFRCLCGIWLLGLLLHSSAANAANIQDHSFPDMLAMHSQGKDLNMTLSVNYDQATAKEVFEHIETQTGFRFVYDRQAVDLADHFTIQEQDIRLYDLLIKISQSSPLRFKQVDNQINVRIEENPSSQDEKMVDITLTGKVTDSEGEPLPGASIMVDGTQNGTVTDLNGQYSIEVPEGATLTVSYIGFQTKRVDVGNQTTLNIVLESDLAGLDEVVVVGYGEIKKKDLTGAVSSIGSREINSVGATNPMKALQANAAGVNITQRTGSVGSGFDIQIRGANSLTGGNPLYVVDGVMTDNIDFLNPNDIERIDILKDASSTAIYGSRGSNGVVIVTTRSGEGLTNQKPTFSYAGFVGVRTFTNMPDFLNTYDESIQWNIDRQATRDLVQGVPIVNSPTYSFPEVITEDGTNYWEEALANGRGTDWLGEFLKPSIQQNHFISAAGASDKVSYVVGFGYQGDDGNVEGQWYKKYNFKASVDARPNDMFAIGANINLAFSNRELISRQGYTRQLFRMPTYAPAFDADGNVIQSPMIGISGNVNPYAYLESGSKYNEEQFYAITNFYLRFSPTKNLSFKSTFSPNVKFGRTGEYFDRFATRSISVARMWNDNNISYIWDNQVNYHKTFGDHRISYDFIQSAQMNRIENAFAYGRDVPFNSLWYNVQSAPQRDATTAYNKFTLLSFTNRLNYSFKDKFLVTGTIRWDGSSKLSEGNKWASFPSAAVAWRMTEEPFLKGSSVVDNLKLRVSYGYTGNNNIPAYSTQSSLNRQKYYDWDGTTADGFVPSAIANSNLTWERTREWNFGADFGFLKNRISGEVNVYDRMSLNLLMERKLAMPTGWEVMMDNVGSVSNKGVELQVKTVNVETGDFTWETNFIFSKNTNKIVELYGKKEDDVPNRWFIGQPVDVVYAMVFDGVWQRDELPTEDQQAMEGTAKVKDLNGDGNIDIDHDMAVLGSPAPSWIGTFTTSFRYRNWDLAASVYTKQGVYTYSPFHGEFTDFNSKVILDVPYYLRESEVTTPRYSNEYPQPSYMGQYYGEDSEDYGYPGFNKDASFVRIQNITLGYNFAPGALERWGVTSMRIYANALNPFLFTNYEGFDPEWAGADMSGVDATNTSYAIYQLGANIKF
- a CDS encoding FecR family protein, producing MDQHKENIFYELITRKDFVDWVKYPAGDRNQFWQKWMQEHPHHQEEFLKAKEFVQRLQIQQYQLDEATLDGILDKVVAADEKHVKGHLPTHRKAFFGQWLKVAAILVFCLLIALIGGKVIIDPPIGPKQEITWKTTENPRGRKSTIHLQDGTVVHLNYESNLTFPAHFEPHQRRVILNGEAFFEVSHDPSRPFIVQTTGMETQVLGTSFNIKAPKYSHNTEVSLVSGKVKVKGDHLTEHFLTPGQQLSYNDQSGLLKKRPFEVSLVTAWKEGVMIFTDTGFEEFIDQLSKWYGVDFQVYGDTPKDWKVNGRYENEKLEDILTGMQFMYDLKFRIDGQNVTLKFSP